The following coding sequences are from one Geodermatophilus normandii window:
- a CDS encoding aldo/keto reductase, which produces MRYLDVDGIGRVSRIGLGTWQFGSREWGYGEGYAEGAARDIVRRARDLGVTLFDTAEVYGFGRSERILGEALGEERTEVVVASKVFPVAPFPPVVRSRLEGSARRLGLRRIPLYQVHQPNPVVPDSVIMPGLRQLLDEDRIGAAGVSNYSLARWRAADAALGRPVLSNQVQFSLARPGALEDLVPFAEREGRIVIAYSPLAQGLLGGRYDVGNRPGGVRAANPLFGTENLRRVRPLLDVLREVADAHGVRPGAIALAWLVSLPQVVVIPGASGVEQMEANAAAGDIDLRPDEQQALTSAARAFTPVSAVRTLADGVRERLDGVRERLGV; this is translated from the coding sequence ATGCGCTACCTCGACGTCGACGGGATCGGCCGGGTCAGCCGGATCGGGCTGGGCACCTGGCAGTTCGGCTCCCGGGAGTGGGGCTACGGCGAGGGCTACGCCGAGGGCGCCGCGCGCGACATCGTCCGCCGCGCCCGCGACCTCGGCGTGACGCTGTTCGACACCGCGGAGGTCTACGGGTTCGGCCGCAGCGAGCGGATCCTCGGCGAGGCGCTGGGCGAGGAGCGCACCGAGGTCGTCGTCGCCTCGAAGGTCTTCCCGGTGGCGCCGTTCCCGCCGGTGGTCCGCTCCCGGCTGGAGGGCAGCGCCCGGCGGCTCGGGCTGCGGAGGATCCCGCTCTACCAGGTGCACCAGCCCAACCCGGTGGTCCCCGACAGCGTGATCATGCCGGGCCTGCGGCAGCTGCTCGACGAGGACCGCATCGGCGCCGCCGGTGTCTCGAACTACTCGCTGGCCCGCTGGCGCGCGGCCGACGCCGCGCTGGGCCGGCCCGTGCTGAGCAACCAGGTGCAGTTCTCCCTCGCCCGGCCCGGGGCGCTCGAGGACCTGGTGCCCTTCGCCGAGCGCGAGGGGCGGATCGTCATCGCCTACAGCCCGCTGGCGCAGGGGCTGCTCGGCGGGCGCTACGACGTCGGCAACCGGCCCGGCGGGGTGCGCGCGGCCAACCCGCTGTTCGGCACGGAGAACCTGCGCCGGGTCCGGCCGCTGCTCGACGTCCTGCGCGAGGTCGCCGACGCCCACGGCGTCCGGCCGGGCGCGATCGCGCTGGCCTGGCTCGTCTCGCTGCCGCAGGTGGTGGTGATCCCCGGTGCCTCCGGCGTGGAGCAGATGGAGGCCAACGCCGCGGCCGGCGACATCGACCTGCGGCCCGACGAGCAGCAGGCGCTGACCTCGGCGGCGCGGGCGTTCACGCCGGTGTCGGCCGTGCGCACGCTGGCCGACGGCGTGCGGGAGCGGCTCGACGGCGTGCGCGAGCGGCTGGGGGTCTGA
- a CDS encoding oxidoreductase: MSIPVRPGAARPGAARPAASAGPDPLAPLLDLPGVRDAAEAARSGIDRLLAHRLMRNRSAEVSSESALRGARASAALDGVDVPLADLRAGSVDDPVVQGSLRVSVGLGAMVDTWARAPGQVLARLHVLAAADVADRADLGRPGPHAGPRLNGLFQVVTGTSTVPAVLVAGLVHGELAALAPFGTADGVVARAAGRLTTIGRGLDPKAVSVPEVGFAELGVDAYRERLAGYASGGPDGVAAWLVHCCRATELGAREGLAIAEAILRG, translated from the coding sequence GTGAGCATCCCCGTCCGTCCTGGTGCCGCCCGCCCCGGTGCCGCCCGTCCCGCCGCGTCGGCGGGGCCCGACCCGCTGGCGCCGCTGCTCGACCTGCCGGGCGTCCGCGACGCCGCCGAGGCCGCCCGCTCCGGCATCGACCGGCTGCTGGCGCACCGGCTCATGCGCAACCGGTCGGCCGAGGTCAGCAGCGAGTCGGCGCTGCGGGGCGCCCGCGCGTCGGCCGCGCTCGACGGCGTCGACGTCCCGCTGGCCGACCTGCGGGCCGGCTCGGTGGACGACCCGGTGGTGCAGGGGTCGCTGCGGGTCTCGGTGGGGCTGGGCGCGATGGTCGACACGTGGGCGAGGGCCCCGGGGCAGGTGCTGGCCCGGCTGCACGTGCTCGCCGCCGCCGACGTCGCCGACCGGGCCGACCTCGGCCGGCCCGGACCGCACGCCGGGCCGCGGCTGAACGGCCTGTTCCAGGTGGTGACCGGCACGTCGACGGTCCCGGCGGTCCTGGTGGCCGGCCTGGTGCACGGGGAGCTCGCGGCGCTGGCGCCCTTCGGCACCGCCGACGGCGTCGTCGCCCGCGCCGCCGGCCGGCTGACGACCATCGGCCGCGGGCTGGACCCCAAGGCCGTCTCGGTGCCCGAGGTCGGCTTCGCCGAGCTCGGTGTCGACGCCTACCGGGAGCGGCTGGCGGGCTACGCCTCGGGCGGCCCCGACGGCGTCGCGGCGTGGCTGGTGCACTGCTGCCGCGCCACCGAGCTCGGCGCCCGGGAGGGCCTGGCGATCGCCGAGGCGATCCTGCGCGGCTGA